One Flavobacterium sp. 90 DNA segment encodes these proteins:
- a CDS encoding M28 family peptidase, translating to MKKIVVLLLVASAFSCKNMQTVASKDNSDPTKYIKVITEKDLKKMLYVVASDEMEGRETGSKGQKKAGLYMIEQYKKNGVSFPKGATDYYQHIPAAFLNAKRNENLPDSENIWAYIEGSEKPDEVLVISAHYDHVGIKNGEVYNGADDDGSGTVAVMEIAKAFAKAKKQGHGPKRSILFLHVTGEEHGLHGSRYYSENPLFPIANTITDINIDMIGRRDVEHAKTNNYVYVIGADRLSTDLHNAVVAQNDKYTKIDLDFKFNDPKDPNHFYERSDHYNFAKHGIPAVFFFNGVHEDYHGKGDEPEKIEYDALTKRTQLAFVVAWDLANRENRPVVDKK from the coding sequence ATGAAAAAAATTGTAGTTCTATTATTAGTTGCTTCAGCGTTTTCTTGTAAAAACATGCAGACTGTTGCTTCTAAAGATAACTCAGATCCGACTAAATACATAAAAGTCATCACAGAGAAAGATCTAAAAAAAATGCTTTATGTTGTCGCATCTGACGAAATGGAAGGTCGCGAAACCGGATCAAAAGGTCAGAAAAAGGCAGGTTTGTATATGATCGAACAATACAAAAAAAATGGAGTTTCGTTTCCAAAAGGAGCAACAGATTATTACCAACATATTCCTGCGGCTTTCTTAAATGCAAAACGTAATGAAAACCTACCGGATTCTGAGAATATCTGGGCTTATATAGAAGGTTCTGAAAAACCGGATGAAGTATTAGTTATTTCAGCACATTACGATCACGTAGGAATAAAAAATGGCGAAGTTTATAATGGTGCCGATGATGATGGTTCCGGAACTGTTGCGGTTATGGAAATCGCTAAAGCTTTTGCAAAAGCAAAAAAACAAGGCCATGGTCCAAAACGTTCTATTTTGTTCCTTCACGTAACTGGAGAAGAACACGGATTACACGGATCTCGTTACTATTCTGAAAATCCATTATTCCCAATTGCAAATACTATCACGGATATCAATATTGATATGATTGGTCGTCGCGATGTGGAACATGCAAAAACAAATAACTATGTCTACGTTATTGGTGCTGACAGATTATCTACAGATTTACACAATGCTGTTGTAGCTCAAAACGATAAATACACTAAAATAGATTTAGATTTTAAATTTAATGATCCTAAAGATCCAAATCATTTTTACGAGCGTTCTGACCACTATAACTTCGCAAAACATGGCATACCGGCTGTTTTCTTCTTTAACGGAGTTCACGAAGATTACCACGGAAAAGGCGATGAACCTGAAAAAATCGAGTACGATGCTTTAACTAAAAGAACACAACTGGCATTTGTTGTTGCCTGGGATTTAGCAAATAGAGAAAATAGACCTGTAGTTGATAAAAAATAG